The genomic DNA TTGACAGTAAAAGGACTCCCTGTTATTCTAAAATCCATGAACAGCATACCAATAGTATCATTTGTCGGCACATCAGGAAGCGGCAAAACAACCCTTCTGGAAAAGGTTATAAAACACCTTGTCAAAAAGGGCTACAGGGTCGGAACCATAAAACATGATGCACATACCTTTGAGATTGACCATGAAGGCAAGGATAGTTTCAGGCATAAAAAGGCAGGTGCAAAGACTGTTGTCCTCTCATCTCCTGAAAAGGTGGCTGTAATAAAGGATGTAGATAAGGAGATGACAATTGATTCTCTAAAATTCAATTTTTTGAGTGACAATCTGGATATAGTTATAACAGAAGGCTATAAAAAGGCAGCCAATCATAAGATAGAGGTAATAAGAAAGGAACTATCAAAAGAATCGGTGTGCAAAGGGGATAAGAACCTGATTGCATATGCAAGCAGTGTAAAACTTAGAACAAAACTGCCATGTTTTGATATAGACAATGCAAAATCTATTGCTAGTTTTATAGAAAGGAAGTTATTGAAAAACAGCAGGATAGACAATAATATTCAGTTGATGGTTAATAGCAAGAATATCCCATTAAAACCGTTTATCGCCGACCTCATAATTCAGGCAATAATGGGTATGACAATGTCATTAAAAGGCTGTAAGGATGCTGAAGAAATAGATATAAGGATACGAAGAAGATGACAGGCATTATACTTGCAGGTGGAAAATCTTCAAGGATGGGTTTTAATAAGGCGTTTATAGAGGTACCTGTCCATCTTTACGCAGGCACTGTAAATAACAAGCATGAGAATAACACAACTATCATTGAAAGGACAGTCCGCCTATTTAATGAGATATTTGATGAAATAATTATTGTCACAAACAGCCCTCTTGAATATGAACAGTTTGATGTCCGGATAACAGCAGATTTAATCAAGGGTGCAGGTTCTCTTGGC from Deltaproteobacteria bacterium includes the following:
- the mobB gene encoding molybdopterin-guanine dinucleotide biosynthesis protein B, with the translated sequence MNSIPIVSFVGTSGSGKTTLLEKVIKHLVKKGYRVGTIKHDAHTFEIDHEGKDSFRHKKAGAKTVVLSSPEKVAVIKDVDKEMTIDSLKFNFLSDNLDIVITEGYKKAANHKIEVIRKELSKESVCKGDKNLIAYASSVKLRTKLPCFDIDNAKSIASFIERKLLKNSRIDNNIQLMVNSKNIPLKPFIADLIIQAIMGMTMSLKGCKDAEEIDIRIRRR